GACATGATTCTGAAGGGAAATCACATGTTGTTCTGGAATCATATCCACCATGTGACAGTATTGAGATTTTGAAGCAAGCTCTTGTAAATAACACTGTAAGTTACCTGTGTTAACTTGCACAGCATGAACAATAATTGAACTTCGTTAAATTTGAGTATGAAATTTCGATGAAATTGAATGcattatagtttaaattttatttttggagcATCAGACACTTTTTGCCATTGACTAGTAAAATCGACAAATAATGATTAATGGATAACTTGGGATGGaagaaatcataatttaaaGATGCTTTGCCTTTTTCATATCTAGAGATGAACTTTGGAACTTTAACTTGGTCTCTACCCTCTCCTAGTTTAAGGAAATCTTTAGAGTAAATTACAGTAACACCCCTTTTGATTTCTTGACATTGCACACAACCGCTGCACTTTTCTATTGTTCATATCAACTTCACTTAATGATTTTCAAGCAATAAAAGGGTTAGCTTAATGTATAAAGGGTGTTAGTGTAATGCATAAAGGGTATCAgtgtaatgtttttaaaacaattagttaGGCAGTGAACGGGTAGAAGAAATGATATTGGGAGAAACTTAATAAAACTGCAGGGAGTGTCAATTTAATTTACTCATCTTTATTTATTCCAGGGTCGGTGAAAGTGGAGTGGTGGATTTCTTTAGAATGCATTTAGGAGTACTAGTGTTGCTATTCAAGATCTAGTCATCTaggatgtttatttatatatagctCTAACTGTGATCCAGGTTAATTATGATGGTGAGGATATACCCGTGCCCTTCAACTTGGATATCCTTAATTGGGCAAACAAAACATGGGAGATTCTATCTTCTGCCAAACTTCCCTCACAAgttaaattttacaatatttatggGACCAATCTTGAGACACCTCATAGTGTTTGGTAATACCTCTATCAATTCTTTGTATGTTATCATAGTTACCCTAGAACTTGACGCAACTATTATTCTACAGTTTTGGGAGTGGGGACAAGCCTGTCACAGATCTGCAAAAGCTACGTTATTTCCAGGTCAGTACATTTGTGATTGTGTTAAATACTTGTTTCATGATTCATGCTTTGTCTTGAATGAGACGGAGAGTTATATGGTTATCCATTGCCCAGGttatgcattattatttttattactctGAAGGAAAGTCCGGATCCATCTGCATTTTGTCCGTCTGTATTTGATTAGTCAATAAACTGTAGGCTAagagaattgttaaatttaaaaaaattgtttctaaaGCCCTTGTGGTATGCCTGACTTTGGAACACGACAACCTCTTGACTTCATAACGTTATCTCACTTATCTTTCTGGTGGGATATAGTTcaagtatttttaattgataattttttatgctaaatctttgtaaattatatattctcATCATATGTatacttttctttgctttggtAGCCCATGCttacttttatctttcttaACATCCAGGCCAAATATGTATTTGTTGATGGAGATGGAACAGTTCCTATAGAATCAGCTAAGGTTTGCTTATTTTCCTATATACACAATCCTTGTCCAATTGATATGTCTAATCTAATCACATGGTAGTTTTCTTGATATTATGTGTATTATGTGGCATTACTGTTAGGAGTAATTGAGCTAAAgcccaaaatatattttgattaaaccTAAATGCAGGCTGATGGTCTTAATGCTGAGGCTAGGGTTGGAGTGCCAGGTGAACATCGGGGTATCCTTCGGGAGCCACATGTATTCCGGCTTATCAAGCACTGGCTGAAGGCTGGAGTTCCTGATCCTTTTTACAATCCCCTCAACGACTTTGTGATTCTACCTACTGCTTTTGAAATTGAGAGGTATAAAGAGAAGGGTGTTGAAGTAGCATCCCTAAAAGAGGAATGGGAAATTATTTCCAAGGACCAAGATGACCTGAGTAATAATACAGCAGATAAAATGTGCTCCATATCAGTTTCACATGAAGGAGCCAATCAATCTTACTCTGAGGCTCATGCTACCCTGGTTATTCACCCAGGCACTGACAGTAAACATGTTCAACTGAATGCTCTGGCTGTTTCAGTTGATGCCTTGTGAATCACATTCTGTTGAAGTACGTCTAACTTAGAGTGGAGGGAATAATTTCTACATAATTCATTATGGTTGGCATCTCTTGTGTATATATAGTGATATTCTTTTGATTTGCTGTGCCATATTCCCCCGTTTCATGTATGATATTTGTGAACCTTCTGTATCTGTTGTGAAAATGAATCCCATCTTCCTGACATTCTTGTATATAGTATGTGAATCGTATGAATCAGTTATGAAAAGTGCGCCATATTTGTGACATTCTTAACTTCCTATGTCAATGGCGGAATACTATGTATAAAAGTTGTTCGTTTTAGTATATACTTTTTgcatttttgtatgtttttctcCAGTatgtttgtatttaatttttgttcaaaggaaagtttattttcattaaagaGGAAAACAAGAATGGAGGCAAGGAACTTTTTGAGTCCCATTTCCTGCAACTATAGTATTTCTTGGTGGTATTGGAAATGTAAAATATACATTCCCAATAGTTGACGAACattaatgcaaataattatttaaaaactagtattgaaaaaaattgtttggatACAGACATCGATGAGAAAAACAAGTTAAGTAGAAAGTGTTTGTTAATTCTTTGGTTTGATGGCAACAGCTTGAATGATAAGTCCAGTTTTCCAGATGCCACCTTCATATTCATACATGGAGATCTCCATCTCGCCAACATCTTTTTCAGAGGCCACAAACTCACCTACTCGAACCTCTATCCACCTTTCCCTTGACTTCTCCATTAAATTTTCTCTGTGCTCTTGTTTCCTCCCTCCAGGAAGAACAAGTCTAACATTTATAGGAAATTCCCACCCTTCAGCTGAATCTTTCAACATCACAATAAATGACACTTGATACAAAACTCCTGGTGAAACCATTCCAATCTCAAATTTCCCATGCACTTCTAGCCAGCATACCTTTTTCAGTTTAGCCAACTCTATCATCGTGCCACTGCAACACACGTAACAAGTTTATCTAGCAAGTTGGTATGAATAAAAATCTAAAGTatgcatatatttatatttataaatttatcttatttttagtctaatcaacattattataaaagaaaaactttttatacaagttgaaaattaatttttatattgatttctAAATCAGTATAGAATAGAAGTACATAAagtatacaattttttatactaattctgCAAACAAGttctttaaagagaaaaatataaatttatatatgattcAGACTTTTTATATCGATTTATTAATCAATCGGTATAAAAAGTATcacattttatattgattaaaaactggcataataaattttattttttatataggttttaattgatataaaaaaaatatcattttttatattaatcgaAGAAGTATAACATGttactttttatattgattatagcattaactaatataaaaaagtcacatttttattttcaataacaaGTGTGTATGTACTACTTATCACATACAGACTTGAATAGAATACAGACATATAAAATCCATaacaattcatataaattaaaggAACAAAACAATAAGTACCTCATACTATTTACATATCTAATAATGCTTCATAATCTCGTTAGACAATAAATACATCATCTAAtatttgtacaaaaaaaaatataacatcatCTTTTATAAACATCTAAAAGGAAAAAGGtataaaatattactataaaaagtttatttacaCTAATGCAATATTGAATTTAAcaagtattattattagtacTTTAAGAAAACTCTAAATACAGTGTCGAGATAATAGATGTTTACCTTTCTTCTTTCTGTTGTTCCCATTTCCAATAGTTTTGATTTTCTGCCCAGGTGATTGAGAGTGCTCTTGCATACAACACGAAACAGTTGCTGTTGGACTTCTTCTCTACCCAATATTTCTGTGCACAAATAATGTTAATCACACCAAAGATTGTTCAGTAAGTAAATCATATAATCTTAAATTGAGTTATTATCTCAAACTCTAATTAACAGCAGCAACCTAAAGGATAGttcaaataatcataaaaagaaatatcggATCAcctaatttctactatcacgcacgagatgtctatacctcggcgtgaaggagGTGtattgaaagtctcacatcgattagagataagaccaatttataatatataagtgaagtgtAAACTTTACCTTACAAACCAA
This genomic stretch from Vigna radiata var. radiata cultivar VC1973A chromosome 7, Vradiata_ver6, whole genome shotgun sequence harbors:
- the LOC106768503 gene encoding protein PHLOEM PROTEIN 2-LIKE A1 codes for the protein MGASQSQEPQFQLHSQHHQQQQQQQEQQIQSHEHVRRVSWSLSPEGNTKSSKNTTKMVNNANETQSSMPVKPWNFEGAIPHNYEHILKDADSPVGNSSNRGKLLDQLYAGVFLAHKTKKYWVEKKSNSNCFVLYARALSITWAENQNYWKWEQQKEESGTMIELAKLKKVCWLEVHGKFEIGMVSPGVLYQVSFIVMLKDSAEGWEFPINVRLVLPGGRKQEHRENLMEKSRERWIEVRVGEFVASEKDVGEMEISMYEYEGGIWKTGLIIQAVAIKPKN